The following proteins are co-located in the Triticum aestivum cultivar Chinese Spring chromosome 1A, IWGSC CS RefSeq v2.1, whole genome shotgun sequence genome:
- the LOC123175638 gene encoding F-box protein At5g07610-like: MGHCNGLLLVCGGVANPATRQWACLPCHPDRTPTKGFIKRNFLAYDPMVSPHFEVFFMQCVRRRSENEVALDPANPNSEWPPSPYTMSAFSSETWLWEEKSFIREGMAPRSIDPKLLPLMKNVLFPRDAVYWRGRLYVYNIFFVIRLDLEDNKYRVIELPPISEARGDIMPHLGKSGNGVYYGFVGDCCKFQIWFLNESIDHTEWMLKHEIGLKPLLEIFPWEHSHGSWFVQGLRDNNDETLDREKLEWDSDNDDATTASATEVSVQKKFHKYISRILGFHPYKEIIFLHISDTRVVAYHLKNSKVEDLGCLPVDGDDWIQSFCVYTPCWIESCLRANSVEPNSEL; encoded by the exons ATGGGTCACTGCAACGGCCTCCTCCTCGTCTGTGGAGGCGTGGCCAATCCGGCCACGCGGCAGTGGGCGTGTCTACCGTGTCATCCTGATCGGACCCCGACCAAAGGCTTCATCAAACGCAACTTCCTCGCGTATGATCCTATGGTCTCGCCACACTTTGAGGTGTTCTTCATGCAGTGTGTTCGCCGCCGGTCCGAGAACGAGGTCGCATTGGACCCTGCAAACCCAAACTCAGAGTGGCCCCCGTCGCCCTACACCATGAGCGCATTCTCGTCAGAGACATGGCTGTGGGAGGAGAAATCTTTTATTAGAGAAGGGATGGCTCCACGGTCCATCGACCCCAAGCTACTACCACTCATGAAAAACGTGTTGTTCCCTCGTGATGCTGTGTATTGGCGGGGCCGGCTCTATGTGTACAACATATTTTTTGTTATCAG atTGGATTTAGAGGATAATAAGTACCGAGTAATTGAACTCCCCCCGATTAGTGAAGCACGCGGAGATATTATGCCTCATTTGGGAAAATCTGGGAATGGCGTTTACTATGGATTCGTCGGTGATTGCTGCAAATTTCAGATTTGGTTTCTTAATGAATCAATTGATCACACAGAATGGATGTTGAAGCATGAGATTGGCCTCAAGCCGTTGCTAGAAATTTTTCCTTGGGAACACAGTCATGGCTCTTGGTTCGTGCAAGGTTTGAGGGATAACAATGATGAAACACTTGACAGAGAGAAACTGGAATGGGATTCAGACAACGATGATGCCACTACTGCTTCTGCCACTGAAGTTAGTGTTCAGAAAAAGTTCCATAAATACATTTCAAGGATACTTGGATTTCATCCTTACAAGGAGATTATCTTTTTGCACATATCGGATACAAGAGTAGTGGCCTACCATCTTAAGAACTCCAAGGTTGAGGATTTGGGGTGCTTACCCGTAGATGGTGATGATTGGATACAATCGTTCTGTGTATACACACCTTGCTGGATAGAGAGCTGCTTGAGAGCAAATAGTGTAGAACCCAATAGTGAGCTCTAG